A DNA window from Seriola aureovittata isolate HTS-2021-v1 ecotype China chromosome 8, ASM2101889v1, whole genome shotgun sequence contains the following coding sequences:
- the atoh1b gene encoding protein atonal homolog 1b → MTAKAELSSWQEYPEDFTALQQRSLAHINSKSWISSNSIRAFSRKDAHGAPEACISLHEKFVPTSKLPDCVSAAGITETDCEKSAEGGNASHFGPQKHRRVAANARERRRMHGLNKAFDELRSVIPSLENEKKLSKYDTLQMAQIYINELSELLAGVVQSECMGPADKSSRRSLIHSLRPAASAQEQLTGEQRDHLIILGPTSDLGTIKSTPSSHSSDGESSHLSDMEESQNGRQ, encoded by the coding sequence ATGACCGCAAAGGCAGAGCTTTCGAGCTGGCAAGAGTACCCAGAAGATTTCACCGCGCTGCAGCAGCGCAGCCTGGCCCACATCAACTCCAAAAGTTGGATTTCTTCAAACTCAATCCGTGCGTTCTCCCGGAAGGACGCGCACGGAGCTCCAGAGGCATGCATCTCACTGCATGAGAAATTTGTGCCAACCAGTAAACTGCCTGACTGCGTGTCGGCTGCAGgcatcacagagacagactgtgaGAAGTCAGCTGAGGGAGGCAATGCGAGCCACTTTGGCCCCCAGAAACACAGGCGCGTCGCAGCCAACGCCAGGGAAAGGAGAAGGATGCACGGCCTGAACAAAGCGTTTGACGAGCTGAGGAGCGTCATCCCTTCCCTGGAAAATGAGAAGAAGTTGTCCAAATATGACACCCTCCAAATGGCGCAGATTTACATCAACGAGCTGTCGGAGCTCCTGGCCGGCGTGGTTCAGTCGGAGTGCATGGGTCCAGCGGACAAGAGCTCCAGGAGGAGCCTAATTCACTCTCTACGGCCTGCAGCCAGTGCGCAGGAGCAGCTGACCGGAGAGCAGCGGGATCACCTTATCATACTCGGACCTACATCCGACCTGGGGACAATTAAATCCACACCCTCTTCCCACAGCAGTGATGGGGAATCCTCGCATCTCAGCGACATGGAGGAAAGTCAGAACGGGAGACAGTAA